From Atribacterota bacterium, one genomic window encodes:
- the hemC gene encoding hydroxymethylbilane synthase translates to MREKKVVRVGSRGSVLALRQTQEVVERLSQLYRETQWEVVVIRTSGDRLREDPEMVFTKGMFVKELEEALLKGEVDLAVHSLKDLPVDLPAGLTLFAVLEREDPRDVLLSRSGLDFAALPCGAVVGTSSVRRRVQIEALRPDLEVVPLRGNVPTRVRKMEAGEVDALVLAAAGLERLGEKRYIVEYFSPDMFVPAVGQGVIVVEGRENEPLEEMVRAINHRETACAVEAERDFLRFFGGGCRVPVGALATVENGWMRLLGMVAYGKEVKKASLEGPLEERGSLAKSLVQLIRGRAS, encoded by the coding sequence GTGCGAGAAAAAAAAGTTGTTCGAGTTGGTAGCCGGGGAAGCGTTCTGGCTCTTCGTCAAACCCAAGAGGTAGTGGAAAGACTTTCCCAGCTGTACCGAGAGACACAATGGGAAGTCGTGGTCATCAGGACCAGTGGGGATCGTCTTCGTGAGGACCCGGAAATGGTCTTCACGAAGGGAATGTTCGTGAAGGAGTTGGAGGAAGCGCTCCTTAAGGGAGAAGTGGATCTTGCTGTCCACAGCCTCAAGGACTTACCGGTGGACCTGCCTGCAGGTCTTACCCTGTTTGCCGTACTCGAGCGAGAGGATCCCCGGGATGTGCTGTTGTCCAGAAGTGGGTTGGATTTTGCGGCGCTTCCTTGTGGTGCTGTAGTTGGGACGTCCAGTGTGCGTCGTAGGGTTCAGATTGAAGCCTTACGGCCCGACCTTGAAGTTGTACCGTTACGGGGTAACGTTCCGACCCGTGTTCGGAAAATGGAGGCAGGAGAGGTGGATGCTCTGGTTTTGGCGGCGGCAGGATTGGAACGTCTGGGAGAAAAGAGATATATTGTAGAGTATTTCTCTCCCGATATGTTCGTTCCCGCCGTGGGGCAGGGAGTAATTGTGGTAGAAGGAAGGGAGAACGAGCCATTAGAGGAGATGGTGAGAGCGATCAACCATCGAGAAACGGCATGCGCCGTAGAGGCGGAACGTGATTTCCTGAGATTTTTTGGGGGAGGATGTCGGGTTCCAGTAGGAGCATTGGCTACGGTAGAGAATGGATGGATGAGGCTTCTTGGCATGGTGGCATATGGAAAAGAGGTGAAAAAAGCCTCTTTGGAGGGACCATTAGAAGAACGGGGTTCCCTGGCAAAGTCACTTGTACAGTTAATTCGGGGTAGAGCGTCATGA